One genomic segment of Desulfurobacterium indicum includes these proteins:
- the hisE gene encoding phosphoribosyl-ATP diphosphatase, protein MRFCEVFEKLYGIIDERKRTLPEGSYTASLFKKGEDRILQKVGEEAIETILAFKSGNRQDIVYETSDLLYHLFVAMVEKGVTLDDIAVELERRMK, encoded by the coding sequence ATGAGATTTTGTGAGGTTTTTGAAAAGCTTTATGGGATCATTGATGAAAGAAAAAGAACATTGCCGGAAGGTTCTTATACGGCATCTCTTTTTAAAAAGGGTGAGGATAGAATACTTCAGAAGGTTGGTGAGGAAGCGATAGAAACGATTCTGGCATTTAAATCGGGTAACCGACAGGATATCGTTTATGAAACTTCCGATTTACTGTATCACTTATTTGTAGCTATGGTAGAAAAGGGTGTTACTCTTGATGATATAGCTGTTGAGCTCGAGAGAAGGATGAAATAA
- the hisI gene encoding phosphoribosyl-AMP cyclohydrolase — translation MWRCNIKVDRGLLEKINFDKGNGLVPVVVQDVETRDVLMVAYANREAVEKTVETGYAHYFSRSRNELWMKGKTSGYIQKVKKILIDCDEDTLLYLVEQTGVACHTGNWSCFYRTLAEGDGNEIL, via the coding sequence TTGTGGAGGTGTAATATAAAGGTTGATAGAGGGCTTTTAGAGAAGATAAATTTTGATAAGGGAAACGGACTTGTTCCAGTTGTTGTTCAAGATGTAGAGACACGGGACGTTTTAATGGTTGCTTATGCTAACAGAGAGGCTGTTGAGAAAACGGTAGAGACTGGTTATGCTCACTATTTTTCCCGCAGTAGAAACGAGCTATGGATGAAGGGGAAAACTTCAGGATATATTCAAAAAGTCAAAAAGATTTTGATTGATTGTGATGAAGATACACTTCTTTATCTTGTTGAGCAGACAGGGGTTGCCTGTCATACGGGGAACTGGAGCTGTTTTTATAGAACACTTGCCGAAGGAGATGGGAATGAGATTTTGTGA
- a CDS encoding aspartate kinase has translation MLVVQKFGGTSMGNIDRIKYVASRVIEEKEKGNDVVVVVSAMAGETDRLIKLVKEITPEPNERDMDFVVATGEQVSAGLLSITLNSLGYKAVSLTGWQAGIKTDTAFTKARILDINVQSIKEYLKNGKIVVITGFQGITETGEITTLGRGGSDTSAVAIAAALNADRCDIYTDVDGVYTADPRIVENARKIDEISYEEMLELASLGAKVLQIRSVEFAMKYKVPLRVRCTFTTDEGTLIKEEDKEMEKVVVRGIAHNKNEARITVERVPDKPGIAAKLFEALAKANIPVDMIVQNVSVDGYTDISFTVDKNDLTKAQKITETVAKEINARGVITDDKIAKVSIVGLGMRNHAGVAGKVFDTLAKYGINILMISTSEIKISCIIEEKFTELAVRVLHEAFHLDK, from the coding sequence GTGCTGGTAGTCCAAAAATTCGGCGGAACATCAATGGGCAACATAGACAGAATAAAATATGTAGCATCAAGAGTAATAGAAGAGAAGGAAAAAGGAAATGACGTTGTTGTTGTAGTTTCGGCTATGGCAGGGGAAACTGATAGATTAATAAAACTTGTAAAAGAGATAACTCCGGAGCCAAACGAAAGAGACATGGATTTTGTTGTAGCAACAGGAGAACAGGTATCTGCCGGCCTTCTTTCGATTACTTTGAACAGCCTGGGATACAAAGCTGTTTCTTTAACAGGATGGCAGGCTGGAATAAAAACAGACACCGCTTTTACAAAGGCAAGAATCCTTGATATAAACGTCCAAAGTATAAAAGAATATCTTAAAAATGGAAAAATCGTCGTTATTACCGGATTTCAAGGAATAACAGAAACCGGAGAAATAACAACACTCGGAAGGGGCGGTTCAGACACATCAGCCGTTGCGATAGCTGCCGCTTTAAACGCCGATAGGTGCGATATATACACAGACGTTGACGGTGTATATACCGCAGACCCAAGAATTGTAGAAAACGCGAGAAAAATCGACGAAATATCCTACGAAGAAATGTTAGAACTTGCCTCCTTAGGAGCAAAAGTTCTCCAGATAAGATCCGTAGAATTTGCAATGAAATACAAAGTTCCCCTAAGAGTTCGTTGCACATTTACAACTGACGAAGGAACGCTTATAAAGGAGGAAGACAAAGAAATGGAAAAGGTCGTGGTGAGAGGTATCGCTCATAATAAAAATGAGGCAAGAATAACGGTAGAAAGAGTTCCTGACAAACCGGGTATTGCAGCCAAGCTTTTTGAAGCGCTTGCAAAAGCGAACATTCCAGTTGACATGATAGTTCAAAATGTCTCCGTTGATGGATATACAGACATCTCTTTCACCGTCGATAAGAACGACCTGACAAAAGCTCAGAAGATAACAGAAACCGTTGCAAAAGAGATAAACGCAAGAGGTGTAATAACAGACGACAAAATAGCCAAAGTTTCTATTGTTGGCCTCGGAATGCGCAACCATGCAGGAGTGGCGGGAAAAGTTTTCGATACTCTGGCAAAATATGGTATTAACATATTGATGATATCTACATCAGAAATTAAAATTTCCTGCATAATTGAAGAAAAATTCACTGAACTTGCAGTTAGAGTTCTTCACGAAGCCTTCCACCTTGATAAATAA